One segment of Alistipes finegoldii DSM 17242 DNA contains the following:
- a CDS encoding DEAD/DEAH box helicase family protein, translated as MTELELQSEYVMDFFCRRADGLGFREIKNNAVSPDLFIPANLYEFLKENSRKAWNNLLKKSEYNGDEQKLLRAIMDMIREKIEASANVAIFLNKNRTITFEGETLQLIYVSGSELRGDEDFNKNIFAAVEEMSYSFHHDAKKIFAFRPDLSFFVNGIFLGYAELKSNFTNQTAKTNGRNKIITDYLEAVWEYTKIANGNDVSQTLRRRMLRPFEKSIHLVTTDITDTYILRDPGQFFDEAKRGFQDNTISISSFRPVVEKVFKPLPIKQVEATDPRVRFEEAMRSLYSKKMIEKEILYYNFMAYTYKTVTSVVNGHKVQKKEYKDKTGRLICPRPKQKFGCDRIMERVQEFLDHENEPLYFINRLRAELQALNAPQDLIDRVVAERDSYCNNKYVYSLLLQYAAGFGKSNIIGWTALQLKDLRYKGEWVYNKILLVVDRLQLRDQLDSMMLNMNIDKAMFVEATDQDTFVKALSDKRRIIVVNIQKFWELKKAIEKAGKDFKNMRVAFLIDEVHRSNTDDVHQEMYSAFDELQDIFDEDGGFITKGSTKKNLIVGFTATPSDRVLARFGEFHRSTNFINQLWKPFDSYTMKEAIADSYILDPTKHIIPVPAKMYFELPNGVMQAITAAMNSGQEERVSFAKKQIYENPDRMKAIAEFVVNRLLSLVYGKIRGTGKAMLAVSSIPIAIQYCKIIRRLMAEKTASGTFAKYSDAPVAIVYSDNQKYEKCSSMNGGVTEDKVIDNFKTAKNGLIIVVDKLQTGFDEPKLHTLFLDKEIRDINAIQTISRVNRKAKYKEECHIIDFSFGNVNEKNIRDAFAKFCGMVITDFDPLREKAIIQELYRELLAQPIYIKWFERYKSSVNNAEANAQLCLDMDADIRAWIKNVMEAHAQYTQDLKTHSEETASTSDDDPAKALRKTIGRYNSLLVLLQGVIELDAQFKDAVFIDFWQRYCNIYRSIFEQKDSIGSIHTTFDGEIGLLVSDEVEIEEPQEQDDAPENSRSKKNTGENRGGLASIFDTLARLNATEQEREQEIQFYFTKTNEFYEFLKSDGRFMAMLRSPNFSRDEIEKEYNKLIRRFLRQAEDVKIKKLIDENKEMFLEDFKNKIVNE; from the coding sequence ATGACCGAACTTGAGTTGCAAAGTGAATATGTAATGGACTTTTTCTGCCGTCGTGCAGATGGTCTTGGTTTTCGTGAAATAAAGAATAATGCCGTTTCGCCCGATTTGTTTATTCCGGCCAATCTGTATGAGTTCCTGAAAGAGAATTCGCGCAAGGCATGGAACAACCTGCTCAAAAAGAGCGAATACAATGGCGACGAGCAAAAATTGCTTCGGGCCATTATGGATATGATTCGCGAGAAGATTGAGGCGAGTGCCAACGTGGCAATCTTCCTGAATAAAAACCGAACCATTACATTCGAAGGCGAAACTCTGCAACTTATTTATGTCAGTGGTTCGGAATTGCGCGGCGATGAGGACTTCAACAAAAACATCTTTGCGGCTGTCGAGGAGATGAGTTATTCATTCCACCACGACGCCAAAAAGATATTCGCATTTCGCCCCGACCTGTCGTTCTTTGTCAACGGCATTTTTCTCGGCTACGCCGAATTGAAGAGCAACTTCACCAATCAGACGGCTAAAACGAACGGCAGGAACAAAATCATTACCGACTACCTCGAAGCCGTGTGGGAATATACCAAGATTGCCAATGGCAATGATGTATCGCAAACGCTTCGTCGTCGCATGCTCCGGCCGTTTGAGAAATCGATTCACCTCGTAACCACGGACATCACGGACACATACATACTGCGGGATCCGGGACAGTTCTTTGATGAAGCAAAGCGAGGTTTTCAAGATAATACCATCTCGATCTCTTCTTTCCGTCCGGTGGTGGAGAAGGTATTCAAACCCCTCCCCATAAAGCAGGTGGAGGCAACCGATCCGCGCGTTCGCTTCGAAGAGGCAATGCGTTCGCTCTACTCCAAGAAGATGATCGAGAAAGAGATCCTCTACTACAACTTCATGGCCTACACCTATAAGACCGTAACGTCTGTTGTGAATGGCCATAAAGTACAGAAGAAGGAGTATAAGGACAAAACAGGTCGTCTGATATGTCCGCGTCCGAAGCAGAAATTCGGCTGCGACCGGATCATGGAGCGTGTTCAGGAATTTCTGGACCACGAAAATGAACCCTTGTATTTTATCAACCGACTGCGGGCCGAACTGCAAGCACTCAATGCGCCACAGGACCTGATAGACCGCGTAGTGGCCGAGAGAGACAGTTATTGCAACAACAAATATGTCTATTCACTCTTGTTGCAATATGCTGCAGGATTCGGCAAGAGCAACATAATAGGTTGGACAGCGCTGCAACTCAAAGATCTGCGTTATAAAGGCGAATGGGTCTATAACAAGATTCTGCTCGTTGTCGATCGTTTGCAATTGCGCGACCAGCTCGACTCGATGATGCTCAACATGAACATCGACAAGGCCATGTTCGTAGAGGCGACCGACCAGGACACCTTTGTGAAGGCGTTGAGCGACAAACGCCGTATCATCGTCGTGAACATTCAGAAATTCTGGGAACTCAAGAAAGCCATCGAAAAAGCCGGCAAGGATTTCAAGAATATGCGCGTGGCTTTTCTTATTGATGAGGTACACCGCTCAAACACCGATGATGTTCATCAGGAGATGTATTCGGCGTTCGATGAACTGCAGGACATTTTTGATGAGGACGGAGGGTTTATCACAAAAGGTTCTACAAAGAAGAATCTGATTGTCGGTTTCACGGCAACTCCTAGCGACCGAGTATTGGCTCGTTTTGGCGAATTTCACAGAAGTACCAACTTTATTAATCAGCTATGGAAGCCATTCGATTCATACACCATGAAGGAGGCCATAGCAGACAGTTACATTCTTGATCCGACGAAACATATTATTCCCGTACCTGCAAAAATGTATTTTGAACTCCCCAATGGCGTTATGCAGGCTATAACGGCAGCCATGAATTCGGGACAGGAGGAACGGGTATCATTCGCCAAAAAGCAAATATACGAGAACCCGGACCGAATGAAAGCAATTGCCGAGTTCGTGGTCAATCGGCTGCTTTCATTGGTTTACGGGAAAATTCGTGGCACGGGAAAAGCCATGCTTGCGGTTAGCTCTATTCCGATTGCTATTCAGTACTGTAAAATCATTCGTCGGTTGATGGCGGAGAAGACTGCATCGGGAACTTTTGCCAAATATTCCGATGCACCTGTCGCTATCGTCTACTCCGATAATCAAAAGTACGAGAAATGTTCGTCGATGAATGGCGGTGTGACAGAGGATAAGGTGATAGACAACTTCAAGACGGCAAAAAACGGGCTTATCATTGTTGTTGATAAGCTGCAAACGGGGTTTGACGAGCCCAAGCTACACACGCTGTTTCTCGATAAGGAGATTCGCGACATTAATGCCATTCAGACAATCTCGCGCGTAAATCGCAAGGCCAAGTACAAAGAAGAGTGCCATATTATAGACTTCTCATTTGGCAACGTCAACGAAAAGAATATTCGGGATGCTTTTGCCAAGTTCTGTGGTATGGTTATCACGGACTTTGATCCGCTTCGTGAGAAGGCGATTATTCAGGAGCTGTATCGAGAATTATTGGCACAACCAATCTATATCAAGTGGTTCGAGCGATATAAATCGTCTGTCAATAATGCAGAGGCCAATGCCCAGCTATGTCTCGATATGGACGCTGACATTCGGGCGTGGATCAAGAATGTAATGGAGGCGCATGCACAATACACGCAGGATCTTAAAACGCATAGCGAGGAAACGGCCTCCACAAGCGACGATGATCCAGCAAAAGCACTACGCAAAACCATCGGCCGGTACAACTCTCTGCTGGTTCTCTTGCAAGGTGTAATCGAATTGGATGCTCAATTTAAAGATGCCGTATTTATTGACTTCTGGCAGCGATACTGCAATATTTATCGCTCTATATTTGAGCAGAAAGATTCTATTGGCTCAATACACACCACCTTCGACGGAGAAATCGGGTTGCTCGTGAGTGATGAGGTTGAGATTGAAGAGCCTCAGGAACAAGACGACGCTCCCGAAAACTCCAGAAGCAAGAAAAATACGGGAGAGAACCGAGGTGGATTAGCCTCGATATTCGATACCCTTGCCCGACTAAACGCAACTGAGCAAGAACGAGAACAAGAGATACAATTCTACTTTACAAAGACAAACGAATTTTATGAGTTTCTAAAGTCCGACGGACGGTTTATGGCAATGTTACGCAGTCCGAATTTTTCGCGTGATGAAATAGAAAAAGAGTACAACAAACTGATTCGTCGCTTTCTTCGCCAGGCTGAAGATGTTAAGATAAAGAAACTTATTGACGAGAATAAGGAGATGTTTCTTGAGGACTTCAAGAACAAGATAGTCAATGAATGA
- a CDS encoding restriction endonuclease subunit S — protein MISIFTVYSDICKKSAPAHWQIRRFKDIITSSRSGIWGDEEKGDANDIVCYRVADFDYSNLCLKFDNITYRNVLPEQANEKLLSEGDLLLEKSGGGEKMPVGRVVLVNSPQRAVCSNFIQALSVNKKQSARFVLYLFHSIYSNRINTLFFNQTTGIQNLKTAHYLAQEIFLPPYSEQEAIAAYLDKECEKIGRKIELLERKADAYSRLRRSLINRAVTRGLDPNVSLKPSNIEWVGDIPVHWTISRFAYFFAEHNISNKGVNHQNLLSLSFGKIIRKNIDSCDGLLPATFETYQIVEPGNIIFRFTDLQNDHKSLRVGLVNEEGIITSAYTCVQGNKETLPKFAFYMLHSYDIKKVFYKLGGGMRQSLNYRTIKDMKVVFPPIDEQKEIAVYLDEKCAKIDAILEKINTEVERLKELKRSLINEVVTGQRAIETESRS, from the coding sequence ATGATCTCTATTTTTACTGTATATTCGGATATATGCAAAAAATCGGCGCCTGCTCATTGGCAGATCCGTCGATTCAAAGACATCATAACCTCATCTCGAAGTGGAATATGGGGTGATGAAGAAAAGGGAGATGCCAATGATATAGTATGTTATCGTGTTGCAGATTTCGATTATTCTAATCTATGTCTTAAGTTCGACAATATTACATATCGCAATGTATTGCCGGAACAAGCTAATGAGAAATTGCTGTCTGAAGGCGATTTATTGTTAGAGAAATCAGGTGGTGGAGAAAAGATGCCTGTCGGACGTGTCGTGCTTGTTAATTCCCCGCAAAGGGCTGTATGTTCTAATTTTATTCAAGCTCTATCGGTGAATAAAAAGCAATCTGCGCGGTTTGTTCTATATTTATTTCATTCAATATATTCCAACCGAATAAATACGTTATTCTTCAACCAAACCACTGGTATCCAAAATCTAAAAACAGCTCATTACCTTGCCCAAGAGATTTTTTTACCACCTTATTCGGAGCAGGAGGCAATTGCGGCATATTTGGATAAGGAGTGTGAGAAGATTGGTCGAAAAATAGAACTGTTGGAGCGCAAAGCCGATGCTTACAGCCGACTTCGTCGCTCCCTGATCAACCGCGCCGTCACCCGTGGATTGGATCCCAATGTTTCATTAAAACCATCTAATATTGAGTGGGTCGGAGATATTCCTGTACATTGGACAATATCGCGATTTGCATATTTTTTTGCGGAACATAATATCTCAAACAAAGGGGTGAATCATCAAAACCTTCTCTCCTTGAGTTTTGGGAAAATTATTCGTAAAAATATAGACTCCTGCGATGGACTTTTGCCAGCAACATTTGAGACTTATCAAATCGTAGAACCGGGTAATATAATTTTTCGTTTTACTGATTTACAAAACGATCATAAAAGCCTGAGAGTCGGTTTAGTTAATGAAGAAGGGATCATTACATCAGCCTATACTTGTGTACAAGGGAATAAAGAGACATTACCAAAATTCGCGTTCTACATGCTACACTCGTATGATATAAAAAAGGTTTTTTACAAACTTGGTGGAGGAATGCGCCAATCTTTAAATTATAGGACAATAAAAGACATGAAAGTTGTCTTTCCTCCAATTGATGAGCAAAAAGAGATTGCCGTATATCTGGATGAGAAGTGCGCAAAGATTGATGCCATCCTTGAAAAGATAAATACCGAAGTAGAGCGTCTGAAGGAGCTGAAACGCTCCCTGATAAATGAAGTAGTAACCGGCCAGCGAGCCATCGAGACAGAATCGCGCTCCTAA
- a CDS encoding DUF6371 domain-containing protein, translating to MSEYRFHLQKYRPGSKTTCPNCGKSRCFVRYIDEQGSISFPGNVGKCDHENSCGYHYTPKEYFKDNPDVLEMDEGRGKSLFSAPYKTADKIPSCIAPSYIPSSYVLRSLLHYSINPLYQYFCHVFGENEASRLFEMYRIGTSSKWGGATVFWQTDINGQVRTGKVMCYNAETGHRVKEPQAFVSWAHSELKLQDFHLKQCLFGEHLLKNSSSPVMLVESEKTAVVMSHFIPDYIWLATGGKNGCFNSEAMQVLKGREVTLIPDLGATEQWKEKSALLSGICKRVVVSNVLECTSDEEQRSQGLDIADFFLYSPSKRQILHQMIQRNPTLQLLIDELDLELIE from the coding sequence ATGAGTGAATACAGATTCCATTTGCAGAAATACCGCCCTGGAAGCAAGACTACTTGTCCGAACTGTGGTAAAAGCCGATGTTTTGTCAGGTATATTGATGAACAAGGCAGCATTAGCTTTCCCGGTAATGTCGGCAAGTGTGATCATGAAAACAGTTGTGGCTACCACTATACACCTAAGGAATACTTCAAGGATAATCCTGATGTATTAGAAATGGATGAGGGACGCGGCAAGTCACTTTTTTCTGCCCCTTATAAGACGGCAGATAAAATTCCGTCTTGTATTGCCCCTTCGTATATTCCTTCATCTTATGTGTTAAGGAGTCTGTTACATTATTCAATCAACCCCTTATATCAGTATTTCTGTCATGTATTTGGCGAAAATGAGGCAAGCAGATTGTTTGAAATGTATCGCATAGGGACATCTTCAAAATGGGGAGGTGCAACGGTTTTCTGGCAGACAGATATAAATGGACAGGTAAGAACCGGCAAGGTAATGTGCTATAATGCCGAGACAGGCCATCGGGTTAAAGAGCCTCAGGCTTTTGTCAGCTGGGCACATTCCGAGTTGAAGTTGCAGGATTTCCATTTGAAGCAATGTCTGTTTGGAGAACATCTTCTGAAAAATTCATCGTCTCCGGTAATGCTGGTGGAAAGTGAAAAGACCGCTGTTGTAATGAGCCATTTTATCCCCGATTATATATGGCTGGCAACAGGTGGTAAGAACGGTTGTTTCAATAGTGAAGCCATGCAGGTCCTCAAAGGCAGAGAGGTTACTCTCATCCCTGATTTAGGAGCAACCGAACAATGGAAAGAAAAGTCTGCTTTGTTGTCTGGAATATGCAAACGGGTTGTTGTGTCCAATGTTTTGGAATGTACATCCGATGAAGAGCAACGCAGCCAAGGATTGGACATTGCAGACTTCTTCCTGTATTCACCATCAAAGAGACAGATACTCCATCAGATGATACAACGTAATCCAACATTGCAGTTGCTCATTGATGAACTGGATTTGGAACTTATTGAATAG
- a CDS encoding helix-turn-helix domain-containing protein yields the protein MKLNRIKAVLAEKGISQTWLAKQLNKSFSMVNAYACNRIQPNLETLQQIAVILQVDLKDLITDKEER from the coding sequence ATGAAATTAAATAGGATAAAAGCCGTTCTGGCAGAGAAAGGTATCTCTCAGACATGGCTGGCAAAGCAGCTTAACAAGAGTTTCAGTATGGTTAATGCCTATGCCTGCAATAGGATCCAACCAAACCTTGAGACCCTTCAGCAAATAGCTGTCATCCTGCAAGTTGACTTGAAAGACCTAATCACAGACAAAGAAGAACGATAG
- a CDS encoding HsdM family class I SAM-dependent methyltransferase, whose translation MKDILSYESDIWSCADLLISSGIKQSKFPDYMMPFFALIMLEGRMRNEMADIEASEGLTRENNLQEFIEAFRDRECGYNDYIVREGKTLSTICNNDKTFEQDFRSYLAGFDGTLKELLGIERGTDDSKYLNLDGMVAELRKKGILMQYITQWSQIDLSHYNNSEITTLEEHIKRKWADISAETAGEQYTPEDIISLIAEIVAAKIDISTDDFVHIYDPTCGGANLLFGVVDRLRDKAGYKYIAAHGCDWNDALYALAKIESLFRENTEIKYGNTLTSLPFKGKEFDVVVANPPYGIPWKGYEKEIRNDQTGQFSFLPTVSDGQLLFLQHNAWHLHEDKGIVVEVNNGSSLFSGDAGSGESNIRKYLFDNDWVEAIIQMPSDEFFNTGIVTYLWILNKNKPAERKDKVILINAADLWQPLKKNKGSKRKEMNPEHRAAIVRALVEFKDCAIAKVYDKWHFYFNKQSVVLTETDSEGRYVSKTLNTDGKPYNIKNITSYCQDGTWIWPQDNDAESLKLRNSVLHHFGINAWSVVICSDAIYWVDKENHEIMRTTYAGEHECLGNGAINVQFGYNKRREEHTISAKIVDCTTKDSEIIPFDPNPEVNEQGIKDFLQRYIYKPYTIGENVVGVEVNFNKEFYVPETVEPVDSILAEISDIDKAIANLEKELGL comes from the coding sequence ATGAAAGATATATTATCATACGAATCCGACATTTGGTCGTGCGCCGATTTACTCATATCATCGGGAATCAAGCAAAGCAAATTTCCTGATTACATGATGCCATTCTTCGCTCTCATCATGCTCGAAGGGCGTATGCGAAATGAAATGGCAGATATTGAAGCCTCCGAGGGCCTGACCCGTGAGAACAACCTGCAGGAATTTATCGAAGCGTTCCGAGACCGTGAGTGTGGATATAACGACTACATTGTTCGCGAAGGTAAAACACTGTCCACCATTTGCAATAATGACAAGACATTTGAACAGGATTTCCGAAGTTATCTGGCAGGCTTTGATGGGACGCTCAAAGAATTGCTCGGTATCGAGCGTGGTACCGACGACAGCAAATACCTCAATCTGGACGGCATGGTTGCCGAGTTGCGGAAGAAAGGTATTCTGATGCAGTATATCACCCAATGGTCTCAAATAGATCTTTCTCACTACAACAACTCGGAAATAACCACTCTCGAGGAGCATATCAAACGCAAATGGGCCGACATATCGGCAGAAACGGCCGGAGAGCAGTACACCCCGGAAGATATTATTTCGCTGATTGCCGAAATCGTTGCAGCGAAGATCGATATCTCCACCGATGACTTTGTACATATCTACGACCCGACGTGCGGTGGAGCCAACCTGCTGTTCGGCGTTGTGGACCGTTTGCGCGATAAAGCCGGCTACAAATATATAGCTGCTCACGGTTGCGACTGGAACGATGCACTATACGCATTGGCGAAGATCGAATCGTTGTTCCGCGAGAATACCGAAATCAAATATGGCAATACCCTAACCTCTCTGCCGTTCAAGGGCAAAGAGTTTGACGTCGTTGTAGCCAACCCTCCCTACGGAATTCCGTGGAAAGGTTATGAGAAAGAGATTCGGAACGACCAAACCGGACAGTTTTCATTCCTGCCTACGGTGAGCGACGGGCAATTGCTCTTCTTGCAGCATAACGCTTGGCATCTGCACGAAGATAAAGGTATTGTCGTAGAAGTAAACAACGGCTCGTCGCTGTTCAGCGGTGATGCCGGCAGCGGCGAGAGCAATATCCGCAAATATCTTTTCGACAACGATTGGGTCGAGGCCATTATCCAAATGCCGTCTGACGAGTTCTTCAATACGGGTATCGTCACCTATTTGTGGATTCTCAACAAGAATAAACCGGCAGAACGAAAAGATAAGGTAATCCTTATCAACGCAGCCGATCTTTGGCAGCCGTTGAAGAAAAACAAGGGTTCGAAACGCAAGGAGATGAACCCCGAGCATCGTGCAGCCATTGTCCGTGCATTGGTTGAATTCAAGGATTGCGCTATTGCCAAAGTTTACGACAAATGGCATTTCTATTTCAACAAGCAGTCTGTCGTTCTTACCGAGACCGACAGCGAAGGACGCTATGTTAGTAAGACACTCAATACAGACGGAAAGCCCTATAATATCAAGAACATTACGTCTTACTGTCAGGATGGGACTTGGATATGGCCGCAGGATAATGACGCCGAATCATTAAAACTTCGAAACTCTGTACTTCACCATTTCGGGATCAATGCCTGGTCTGTCGTGATTTGTTCCGATGCGATTTATTGGGTAGATAAAGAAAACCACGAAATCATGCGCACCACATACGCCGGAGAGCATGAGTGTCTGGGTAATGGTGCTATCAACGTACAGTTCGGCTATAATAAACGCCGGGAAGAGCATACCATATCTGCCAAAATTGTTGATTGTACGACCAAGGACTCGGAGATTATTCCGTTCGACCCCAATCCCGAAGTCAATGAACAAGGCATCAAGGATTTTCTCCAACGCTATATCTACAAGCCCTATACGATTGGTGAGAATGTCGTGGGTGTCGAGGTGAATTTCAACAAGGAATTCTATGTTCCCGAGACCGTTGAACCGGTAGATTCCATCCTTGCCGAAATCTCGGATATTGACAAGGCAATCGCAAATCTTGAAAAGGAATTAGGGTTATGA
- the mobV gene encoding MobV family relaxase produces MNTDIKQAMHVEAGKSFGTSEANENERHWNDDKIDRKNQDPTNHYDKTRMKLNFEIGPDGKVHPLGYQEKSLEVRLQERLTELGWKPFKPDSKIQPNCCAKFIFGGNHDRTLEMAFGPQTVNLDKGADNSHLQRCPEIEQWAKDVYDWCAKRYGQKNIIGFQVHLDESSPHIHALIVPVGQRAKSGRECVMWSAKFGKSRYEYGHILREMHTSLYEEVGSKYGLERGDSIEGRNVNHLSKRDYIRKLAKDAKQAEKAVKGLQTMIRRLEAKIFSYNQQLAKAEQELASGKITLNRYEVQKTDILKLIAEYQAKLEDKACKLQEKEQELEKMTKNIDRVGRVVQPFRNHKIDFEPPRITGKPPIFGVDKWIEEQNRSIARRFVKIVRQIEELYRKDAEQQIQAVQNNALLDYREFKWLQQEYARLTDLNNNQTEQMQTFLDQLAEPSVRERIFSIADALIGGQPVAVASSGGGGNADSDLRWDGRRPDEEEEAYRRRCLLYAIRIVNNTSKKSIRR; encoded by the coding sequence ATGAATACAGATATTAAACAGGCCATGCATGTTGAAGCCGGGAAGTCATTCGGCACATCAGAGGCGAATGAAAACGAAAGGCATTGGAATGACGACAAGATTGACAGAAAGAATCAGGATCCGACCAATCACTATGACAAGACCCGAATGAAACTGAATTTCGAGATTGGGCCCGATGGGAAAGTTCATCCGTTAGGCTATCAAGAGAAATCGCTTGAAGTACGTTTGCAGGAACGGTTGACTGAACTGGGCTGGAAACCTTTCAAGCCGGACAGCAAAATTCAACCAAACTGTTGTGCGAAATTTATCTTCGGAGGTAATCATGACCGTACGCTTGAGATGGCATTTGGCCCCCAAACCGTAAATCTGGACAAGGGCGCAGACAACAGCCATCTCCAACGATGTCCGGAAATCGAACAATGGGCAAAAGATGTCTATGACTGGTGCGCCAAACGGTACGGACAGAAAAACATCATAGGATTCCAGGTTCACCTTGATGAGAGCAGTCCACATATCCATGCCTTGATTGTTCCTGTCGGACAACGAGCCAAAAGCGGACGCGAATGCGTCATGTGGTCGGCTAAGTTCGGGAAGAGCCGTTATGAGTATGGCCATATTCTTCGGGAAATGCACACCTCACTATATGAAGAGGTAGGGAGCAAGTACGGGTTGGAACGTGGTGACAGTATTGAAGGCCGGAACGTCAACCATCTTAGTAAACGCGATTATATCCGGAAACTGGCCAAAGATGCGAAACAGGCGGAGAAAGCAGTCAAGGGGCTGCAAACTATGATACGGAGATTGGAAGCAAAGATTTTCAGTTATAACCAACAACTTGCAAAGGCGGAGCAGGAACTGGCGTCCGGCAAGATAACTCTCAATAGGTATGAAGTACAGAAAACCGACATACTGAAACTCATTGCCGAGTATCAGGCCAAACTTGAAGACAAGGCATGTAAGCTTCAAGAAAAGGAGCAGGAACTGGAGAAGATGACAAAGAATATAGACCGTGTCGGTAGAGTGGTGCAACCTTTCCGCAATCACAAGATAGATTTTGAGCCGCCACGAATCACTGGTAAACCTCCGATATTCGGGGTCGACAAATGGATTGAGGAGCAGAACCGGTCTATCGCCAGACGATTCGTGAAGATTGTCCGTCAGATTGAAGAACTGTATCGGAAAGATGCCGAACAGCAAATACAGGCGGTGCAGAATAATGCGTTGCTGGACTATCGGGAGTTTAAATGGCTACAACAGGAGTATGCACGACTGACGGATCTCAACAATAATCAGACAGAACAGATGCAGACGTTTCTTGACCAACTGGCTGAGCCTTCTGTGCGGGAACGAATCTTTTCTATCGCTGATGCTTTGATTGGCGGACAACCTGTCGCTGTTGCATCCAGCGGAGGCGGTGGCAACGCCGACTCAGACCTTCGCTGGGACGGAAGAAGGCCGGATGAGGAGGAAGAGGCGTATCGGAGGAGGTGTCTACTTTATGCTATCCGAATAGTCAACAACACGTCCAAGAAGTCTATACGCAGATAA
- a CDS encoding IS110 family transposase: MRYIGIDVSKATFVVAYSSDKGGEIRTFNNTTAGIRQFIGTLPKDGSIHCVMEATGNYSALLLYMLNVAGITVSMENPLKVKNFAKALLSTVKTDKSDARLITLYGEKMNPRPFKVQGEAILRLRQKRTVIRQLTKQITAMSNLRGSLACLPVPDKGATHTVDETIKFLEKKRDRLQAELTDLVEVEFSRQLALLTTIKGIGITLATALIITTGGFTYFQNAKQVSRYLGICPTYEQSGTSVNIKGHINRNGDAYTRGLLYIAAWPASRFNAQCKETYTRLRQNGKSGKLAMIAVANKLIRQAFAVVAHDKEYIDGFVSNRP, translated from the coding sequence ATGAGGTACATTGGAATCGACGTGAGCAAGGCTACATTCGTGGTAGCTTACTCCTCCGACAAAGGCGGGGAGATCCGTACTTTTAACAACACGACCGCTGGTATCAGACAGTTTATCGGGACTCTCCCCAAAGACGGCAGTATCCACTGTGTTATGGAGGCGACAGGGAATTACAGCGCCTTGCTGCTGTATATGCTCAATGTCGCCGGAATTACTGTCAGCATGGAGAATCCGCTGAAGGTAAAGAACTTCGCCAAAGCCTTGCTCTCTACGGTCAAGACCGATAAGAGCGATGCACGACTCATTACCTTGTACGGAGAGAAGATGAACCCGCGTCCTTTCAAGGTACAGGGAGAGGCCATCCTGCGGCTCCGACAGAAAAGAACCGTCATTCGCCAACTTACTAAGCAGATTACCGCCATGTCGAACCTTCGTGGCTCTCTTGCATGTCTGCCTGTCCCGGACAAAGGTGCAACTCATACCGTAGACGAAACTATCAAGTTCCTTGAAAAGAAGCGTGACAGGCTCCAGGCGGAACTCACGGATCTTGTCGAAGTGGAGTTCAGCCGACAACTCGCGCTGCTGACGACCATCAAAGGGATAGGCATAACGCTTGCCACGGCGCTCATCATCACTACTGGAGGCTTTACCTACTTCCAAAATGCCAAGCAGGTGTCCCGGTATCTCGGAATTTGTCCCACTTACGAACAGTCCGGAACTTCGGTAAACATCAAAGGGCATATCAACCGAAACGGAGACGCATACACTAGAGGACTTCTCTATATCGCCGCTTGGCCTGCCAGTAGGTTCAATGCCCAATGCAAAGAGACCTATACGAGGCTCAGGCAAAACGGAAAATCGGGAAAACTCGCTATGATCGCTGTCGCAAACAAGCTCATCAGGCAGGCTTTTGCTGTTGTCGCGCACGATAAAGAGTATATCGACGGATTCGTCTCCAACAGACCTTAG